In the genome of Vicia villosa cultivar HV-30 ecotype Madison, WI linkage group LG7, Vvil1.0, whole genome shotgun sequence, one region contains:
- the LOC131616915 gene encoding uncharacterized protein LOC131616915, translated as MPLLMIYRSIISDVRRYVKILQALTGHPNPSIRTFQRIYMMQSIDLVIEKGAMHLDDMERRKWKTKLLLCERCRPRSRKRWDLCNEMLLLRQIKVFTWSTCMQEPTLLKSSLKLSSILCYWSHW; from the exons ATGCCCTTACTTATGATATATCGGAGCATTATATCGGATGTAAGAAGATATGTGAAGATATTGCAAGCTCTGACTGGTCATCCGAATCCG TCTATAAGGACTTTTCAAAGGATTTACATGATGCAGAGTATTGATTTGGTTATCGAGAAAGGAGCTATG CATTTGGATGACATGGAGAGAAGGAAATGGAAGACGAAGCTGCTGCTTTGCGAGAGATGTAGGCCAAGGTCGAGAAAGAGATGGGATCTGTGCAAT GAGATGCTGCTATTGAGACAAATCAAGGTCTTCACCTGGTCTACATGCATGCAGGAACCAACCCTTTTGAAGTCATCACTCAAGCTGTCAA GTATTCTCTGCTATTGGTCACACTGGTAG